A single Glycine soja cultivar W05 chromosome 14, ASM419377v2, whole genome shotgun sequence DNA region contains:
- the LOC114384382 gene encoding heat stress transcription factor A-2-like produces MYMERIRVKEEEAVTCGGGSSSSSSSSSSFSPQPMEGLHEVGPPPFLSKIFDMVEDSSTDSIVSWSMARNSFVVWDSHKFSADILPRYFKHGNFSSFIRQLNAYGFRKVDPDRWEFANEGFLAGQRHLLKTIKRRRNVSQSLQQKGGSGACVEVGEFGLEGELERLKRDRNILMAEIVRLRHQQLNSREQLNSMETRLQATEKKQQQMMSFLAKALSNPSFTKQLVQKTPQSREVLGVEINRKRRLTASPSVENLQQDDQDLATLDYPSHDRDLATMETDMDTFFSPAYDNELSSETNEPASISVEDTILEDFLNKDLVTWNPEDEVIIGDSSQVDVPVEDLVANPDDWSEQLQDLVDHMDYLG; encoded by the exons ATGTACATGGAGAGAATTAGAGTGAAGGAGGAAGAAGCAGTGACATGTGGTGGtggttcatcatcatcatcatcttcgtctTCAAGCTTTTCTCCACAGCCTATGGAAGGGTTGCACGAGGTGGGTCCCCCTCCGTTTCTGAGCAAGATCTTTGACATGGTAGAAGATTCTTCCACGGACTCCATTGTGTCATGGAGCATGGCTCGCAACAGCTTTGTGGTGTGGGATTCTCACAAGTTTTCTGCTGACATTCTGCCTCGTTACTTCAAGCACGGCAATTTCTCCAGCTTCATTCGCCAGCTCAACGCCTAT GGGTTTAGGAAAGTTGATCCTGATAGATGGGAATTTGCAAACGAAGGTTTTTTGGCAGGACAAAGGCACTTATTGAAGACCattaagagaagaagaaatgtgTCACAGAGTTTGCAACAAAAAGGAGGAAGTGGAGCTTGTGTTGAAGTGGGGGAGTTTGGACTCGAAGgtgagttggagaggttgaaaAGAGACAGGAACATTTTGATGGCAGAAATTGTGAGATTGAGGCACCAACAACTGAACTCAAGGGAACAATTGAATTCCATGGAGACCAGATTGCAAGCCACTGAGAAGAAACAGCAGCAAATGATGAGTTTCCTTGCAAAAGCACTGAGTAACCCATCTTTCACGAAACAATTAGTCCAAAAGACCCCCCAAAGCAGAGAAGTGTTGGGTGTTGAAATCAATAGGAAAAGGAGACTGACTGCTAGTCCAAGTGTTGAGAACTTGCAACAAGATGATCAAGATTTGGCAACTTTGGATTATCCAAGCCATGATCGAGATTTGGCAACTATGGAGACTGATATGGACACTTTTTTCTCACCGGCTTATGATAATGAACTTAGCAGTGAAACCAATGAGCCTGCATCAATTTCGGTTGAGGATACAATCTTGGAGGACTTTCTCAACAAAGACTTGGTTACTTGGAATCCGGAGGATGAAGTTATAATTGGGGATAGTTCCCAAGTCGATGTGCCGGTGGAGGATTTGGTTGCAAACCCTGATGATTGGAGTGAGCAATTGCAGGACCTTGTGGATCATATGGACTATCTAGGCTAA